The Vibrio nitrifigilis genome window below encodes:
- a CDS encoding DUF2884 family protein → MKKVLLFFTAFMASSSVWAAQCRVDVKNEIHLDGSKVEIHRADGQVAKLQPDNNVVIDGKKVNLNDEQKSQVGQFRQSLNQSVPKVQKMISDGLTLADGIIDDVATSLKAPHAFDNLKQSVKAYSDKIQSRYYKNGEFVFPASSFDNMQKQWTEEFKKAQTLFSSQFLTSAFNTVATSMKQDGGFNLTQLNNTMEELKKKMTKQLNDHKQEVEKKRDELCDSVDDMVEQEQSLHKKIPELKDYQVFTI, encoded by the coding sequence ATGAAAAAAGTATTACTATTTTTTACGGCTTTCATGGCCAGTTCTTCAGTATGGGCAGCTCAGTGTCGTGTTGACGTGAAAAATGAAATTCATCTCGATGGTTCTAAAGTTGAAATTCACCGAGCCGATGGCCAAGTTGCTAAATTGCAGCCGGACAATAATGTGGTTATTGATGGCAAAAAGGTTAACTTAAACGACGAGCAAAAATCTCAAGTCGGACAATTTCGTCAAAGTTTGAATCAAAGTGTACCTAAGGTACAAAAGATGATTAGCGATGGGCTAACTTTAGCTGATGGCATTATTGATGATGTCGCTACTAGCTTAAAGGCTCCTCATGCTTTTGATAATTTGAAGCAGAGTGTTAAGGCATACAGCGACAAAATCCAGAGTCGGTATTATAAAAACGGCGAGTTTGTCTTTCCGGCCAGTTCTTTTGATAACATGCAGAAGCAATGGACAGAAGAGTTTAAAAAAGCACAGACACTCTTCAGCAGCCAGTTTTTAACTAGTGCATTTAATACGGTCGCGACAAGTATGAAGCAAGATGGTGGTTTTAATCTGACTCAGTTAAACAACACCATGGAAGAATTGAAGAAAAAAATGACGAAACAGCTAAATGATCACAAGCAAGAAGTTGAGAAAAAGCGTGATGAGCTGTGTGACTCGGTTGATGACATGGTTGAACAAGAGCAATCACTGCATAAAAAGATTCCTGAGTTGAAAGATTACCAAGTATTTACCATATAA
- the nqrM gene encoding (Na+)-NQR maturation NqrM encodes MNTFLITFAVFVCVIAAMAVGYIFQRKVVRGSCGGLGAVGIEKVCNCPEPCDARKRREAKAAKRAAMIAEWEKDRIA; translated from the coding sequence ATGAATACATTCCTTATTACGTTCGCTGTTTTTGTCTGTGTGATTGCAGCAATGGCAGTAGGCTATATTTTTCAAAGAAAAGTCGTGCGTGGTAGTTGTGGCGGCTTAGGTGCAGTGGGTATTGAAAAAGTGTGTAACTGCCCGGAACCTTGTGATGCGCGTAAACGTCGTGAAGCTAAAGCGGCAAAACGTGCCGCTATGATTGCAGAATGGGAAAAAGACCGAATCGCATAA
- a CDS encoding sodium-dependent transporter yields MTQANSRETFGSRLGFILAAAGAAVGLGNIWGFPTQAATNGGGAFLLVYLVLILVVAYPMLVVEMAIGRYGQANPVDSMRALTSDKKTKRLGATVGWVGLSVPSAVLAFYSIVGGWIICYMLGAMTDILGWEAATTWLKGFSVERNLLGTIVFYIFTILIVQGGVKQGIEKWSTRLMPALFVLFVVLFVYIMMQQGAVEGLRHYLIPDFNKIWDKKLILAAMGQGFFSLTIGGCSMLIYGSYLSKKENLPKMAMNVTLVDTAVAFIAGLVVLPAMFVAMHKGVQIYAPDGSLLSSDTLVFRVLPMMFDSLGLLGQLFAVVFFLLLTIAALTSSISMLECPVALVGERFHTKRTPTSWILGGIIAIFSVVIVYHFADLFGLVATVATQYLQPFTALLFCLFGGWVWNRNTKLKELEQGFTEFRQSTFGKIWPWYVRFVCPLMVIAIIWASFN; encoded by the coding sequence ATGACACAGGCAAATTCCCGCGAAACATTCGGCTCTCGACTTGGCTTTATTTTAGCTGCAGCAGGTGCTGCTGTCGGGCTTGGTAATATTTGGGGGTTTCCAACTCAGGCCGCCACTAATGGTGGTGGGGCATTTCTATTGGTTTATCTTGTTTTGATCTTGGTCGTTGCTTATCCCATGTTGGTTGTTGAAATGGCGATAGGTCGGTATGGACAAGCAAACCCGGTTGATAGCATGCGCGCTTTAACCAGTGATAAAAAGACTAAACGCTTGGGGGCAACCGTTGGATGGGTAGGTTTAAGTGTGCCCAGTGCTGTGCTTGCATTTTATAGTATTGTGGGTGGCTGGATTATCTGCTATATGCTCGGTGCAATGACCGATATCTTAGGCTGGGAAGCGGCCACTACATGGCTTAAAGGATTTAGTGTTGAGCGTAATCTGTTGGGAACGATCGTATTTTATATTTTTACTATTCTGATCGTTCAAGGTGGCGTAAAACAAGGTATAGAAAAATGGTCAACTCGACTGATGCCGGCACTCTTTGTTCTCTTTGTCGTGTTGTTTGTTTATATCATGATGCAGCAAGGGGCTGTAGAAGGTCTGCGCCATTATTTGATTCCTGATTTTAATAAGATTTGGGATAAAAAATTAATCCTAGCGGCAATGGGACAGGGATTTTTCTCTCTAACCATTGGCGGATGCTCAATGCTAATTTATGGTTCATACCTCAGCAAGAAAGAAAACCTACCTAAAATGGCGATGAATGTGACGTTGGTTGATACTGCTGTGGCGTTTATTGCTGGTCTGGTTGTATTACCTGCGATGTTTGTTGCCATGCATAAAGGCGTACAAATTTATGCGCCAGATGGTTCTTTGTTGAGTTCAGATACTTTGGTATTTCGAGTACTACCTATGATGTTTGATAGTTTAGGGTTACTTGGGCAGCTATTTGCTGTGGTGTTTTTCTTACTCTTAACTATTGCAGCACTGACATCGTCTATCTCAATGTTAGAGTGTCCGGTTGCTCTTGTGGGAGAGCGTTTTCACACTAAACGCACGCCAACCAGTTGGATTCTAGGCGGGATTATAGCGATTTTTAGTGTCGTGATTGTTTATCACTTTGCAGACCTGTTTGGTTTAGTGGCAACGGTTGCTACTCAATATCTACAACCTTTTACAGCGTTATTGTTCTGTCTGTTTGGTGGCTGGGTATGGAATCGAAACACGAAGTTGAAAGAGCTTGAGCAAGGCTTTACAGAATTTCGTCAGTCAACGTTTGGAAAAATCTGGCCTTGGTATGTGCGATTTGTTTGTCCGTTAATGGTGATAGCAATTATTTGGGCTTCATTTAACTGA
- a CDS encoding FAD:protein FMN transferase, which produces MGCSPSVEQQHLSGPTMGTRFNIKYVTNELAPDAEQVQSEIGAILQQVNDQMSTYLPESELSRFNRFQSNTPFGISPDTATVLAEAIRLHSLTLGKLDVTVGPLVNLWGFGPNGRPNKIPSEQALQQGKQRVGIQHLKLDGLFVTKDMANLYVDLSTLAKGFAADKVAKYLEDNHIDNYMVEIGGEIKVKGHRLDNTKWRIALEKPIAEQRLVQHVISPGEMAIATSGDYRNYFEQEGRRYSHIIDPDTGKPIDNRVVSVTVIHPSCMTADGLATGLMVLGDKKGMQVAEQNQIAVLMIVKTDEGFKELVSERFHPYLKQQE; this is translated from the coding sequence ATGGGGTGTTCTCCATCGGTCGAGCAGCAACATTTAAGTGGTCCCACAATGGGAACTCGGTTCAATATAAAGTATGTGACGAATGAGTTAGCACCTGATGCAGAGCAAGTGCAAAGTGAGATTGGAGCAATCTTGCAGCAAGTGAATGATCAGATGTCGACGTATTTACCTGAATCGGAACTCAGTCGTTTCAATCGTTTTCAGAGCAATACCCCGTTTGGTATATCTCCGGATACGGCAACGGTGTTGGCTGAAGCTATTCGTTTACATTCATTGACCCTGGGGAAACTCGATGTCACAGTAGGACCGCTGGTTAACTTATGGGGGTTTGGTCCCAATGGACGTCCTAATAAGATTCCTAGCGAGCAAGCTTTGCAACAGGGTAAACAGAGAGTAGGCATACAGCATCTTAAGCTTGATGGGTTATTTGTTACCAAAGATATGGCTAACCTTTATGTTGACTTATCGACGTTAGCGAAAGGGTTTGCGGCTGATAAAGTGGCAAAGTACCTCGAAGATAACCATATAGATAATTATATGGTTGAGATCGGTGGTGAGATAAAGGTTAAAGGCCATAGGCTTGATAATACCAAATGGCGTATCGCATTAGAAAAGCCAATTGCTGAGCAGCGGTTGGTGCAACATGTGATTTCACCCGGTGAAATGGCAATCGCCACTTCCGGTGATTATCGCAACTATTTTGAGCAAGAGGGTCGGCGTTATTCGCATATTATCGATCCAGATACGGGTAAGCCGATAGATAACCGTGTGGTGTCGGTAACCGTAATCCATCCATCGTGTATGACGGCTGATGGATTAGCAACAGGACTAATGGTGCTTGGTGATAAAAAAGGAATGCAGGTCGCTGAGCAGAATCAGATCGCGGTGCTGATGATAGTCAAAACTGACGAAGGATTTAAAGAACTAGTTTCAGAAAGGTTTCATCCTTATTTGAAACAGCAAGAATAG
- the dinB gene encoding DNA polymerase IV produces MSQQRKIIHIDMDCFYAAVEMRDNPQYRGRPLAVGGNQKQRGVLSTCNYEARQYGLHSAMPTAQAFKLCPHLLLVPGRMSVYKDVSRQIHTIFHRYTHIIEPLSLDEAYLDVSNTTLCHGSATLIAEAIRRDIWQELHLTASAGVAPIKFLAKVASDMNKPNGQFVIPPDKVQAVVDKLPLEKIPGVGKVSLEKLHRAGFYLCEDIKNSDYRGLLIKFGRLGASLWKKSHGVDARDIVVERERKSVGVERTFSENISSYEECWQVIEQKLFPELDQRLTKASPERAIIKQGIKVKFADFQLTTIEHIHHQLELDDFKGLLSDVLKRQQGREIRLLGLSVMLKPELPAEQLSFFDI; encoded by the coding sequence ATATCACAACAACGGAAAATCATTCATATTGATATGGACTGTTTTTACGCCGCCGTTGAGATGAGAGATAACCCTCAATACAGAGGTCGACCTCTTGCTGTTGGTGGTAACCAGAAGCAGAGAGGCGTACTGAGTACTTGTAACTATGAGGCGCGACAATACGGTTTACATTCTGCAATGCCAACAGCGCAAGCTTTTAAGCTTTGCCCGCATCTATTGTTGGTGCCGGGACGTATGTCTGTTTATAAAGATGTATCTCGACAGATCCATACGATTTTTCACCGATATACCCACATTATTGAACCTCTTTCTTTAGATGAAGCCTATTTAGATGTGTCCAATACAACGTTGTGTCATGGAAGTGCCACCCTTATTGCTGAAGCTATTCGCCGTGATATTTGGCAAGAATTACACTTAACAGCATCTGCTGGAGTGGCTCCTATCAAGTTTCTGGCTAAGGTTGCGTCCGATATGAACAAACCTAATGGGCAATTCGTTATTCCGCCTGATAAAGTGCAAGCGGTCGTTGATAAATTACCGTTAGAAAAAATCCCAGGGGTTGGAAAAGTAAGCTTAGAAAAATTGCATCGTGCTGGTTTTTATCTGTGTGAGGATATTAAAAATAGTGATTATAGAGGTTTACTGATTAAGTTTGGCCGGTTAGGGGCTTCTCTATGGAAGAAGAGCCATGGGGTCGATGCGCGAGATATTGTGGTTGAGCGGGAGCGTAAATCGGTTGGTGTTGAGCGTACGTTTAGTGAAAATATTTCCAGTTATGAGGAATGTTGGCAGGTTATTGAACAGAAATTATTTCCAGAACTTGACCAACGACTCACCAAAGCTTCTCCAGAACGAGCCATCATAAAGCAGGGTATAAAGGTGAAGTTTGCTGATTTTCAACTGACGACCATTGAACATATTCATCACCAACTTGAACTGGATGACTTTAAAGGGTTACTTAGTGATGTGCTTAAGCGCCAGCAAGGTCGTGAAATTCGTTTATTGGGGTTATCAGTGATGTTAAAACCAGAACTTCCCGCAGAGCAGCTAAGCTTTTTTGATATTTAA
- a CDS encoding succinylglutamate desuccinylase/aspartoacylase family protein gives MQRKKEPRHVEKAKIRHKNTAYQLLGESVPPASRMVIELEGAKLYTHSPLSIPIEVINGAQKGPVMMVNAAIHGDELNGVEIVRQLVNSIDENKLKGTLIAVPIVNVFGFIHKSRYLPDRRDLNRCFPGSDKGSLASRMAYTFFSQVVTQCQYIIDLHTGAIHRTNLPQIRADLSSPETLRIAKAFGTPVTIDSPLRGGSLRSEAEKCGINVLTYEAGEALRFDPLAIHAGVMGIKRTMQEIGMLRKSRRKTPETFIAKSTSWTRAESDGIVRTVVQLGDKVEKGQILAYVNAPLGKAKVELKASKGGIIIGQQTLPLVNEGDAIFNIANFSQDDDKVEQLVEDFIEDISDMDLEPLTTGHLQLGS, from the coding sequence ATGCAGCGAAAAAAGGAACCAAGACACGTGGAAAAGGCTAAGATAAGGCACAAAAATACCGCATATCAACTTTTGGGGGAATCCGTTCCCCCAGCTAGTCGAATGGTAATAGAGCTTGAGGGAGCAAAACTTTATACTCACTCACCACTTTCTATTCCAATCGAAGTCATCAATGGGGCACAAAAAGGCCCAGTGATGATGGTGAATGCCGCCATTCATGGCGATGAACTCAATGGTGTAGAAATTGTTCGTCAACTGGTAAACAGCATTGATGAAAACAAATTGAAAGGAACACTCATTGCTGTTCCTATAGTGAATGTATTTGGATTTATTCACAAATCTCGCTATCTGCCTGACCGCCGAGATCTTAACCGCTGCTTTCCTGGCAGCGATAAAGGCTCACTTGCCTCCCGTATGGCGTATACGTTCTTTTCTCAAGTCGTCACTCAATGCCAATATATTATTGATCTTCACACTGGTGCGATTCACCGTACTAATCTGCCTCAAATTCGTGCCGACCTAAGCAGTCCAGAAACGTTAAGAATTGCTAAAGCTTTCGGAACGCCAGTAACCATAGATTCTCCATTACGTGGAGGCTCATTGCGTAGCGAAGCGGAAAAATGTGGGATTAATGTTCTCACTTACGAAGCAGGTGAAGCTCTGCGCTTTGATCCCTTGGCTATTCATGCTGGCGTGATGGGCATTAAACGTACCATGCAAGAAATTGGTATGTTACGAAAAAGTCGCCGAAAAACACCAGAAACTTTCATAGCTAAATCGACCAGTTGGACCAGAGCGGAATCCGACGGCATTGTACGAACCGTCGTTCAGTTAGGTGATAAAGTTGAAAAAGGGCAAATTCTTGCTTACGTCAATGCACCACTGGGTAAAGCTAAAGTTGAACTTAAAGCCAGTAAAGGTGGCATTATTATTGGCCAACAAACTTTACCACTGGTTAACGAAGGGGATGCCATTTTTAATATTGCGAACTTCTCTCAAGATGACGACAAAGTTGAGCAGTTGGTGGAAGATTTTATCGAAGATATTAGCGACATGGATTTAGAGCCCCTTACAACAGGACACTTACAGCTAGGCAGTTAA
- a CDS encoding NADH:ubiquinone reductase (Na(+)-transporting) subunit D: MSSAKSLKNSLLEPVLDNNPIALQVLGVCSALAVTTKLETAFVMTIAVMVVTAFSNFFVSLIRNHIPGSVRIIVQMAIIASLVIVVDQVLRAFVYDVSKQLSVFVGLIITNCIVMGRAEAFAMKSAPIPSFIDGIANGLGYGFVLIVVGFFRELLGSGKIFGLEVLPLVKDGGWYEPNGLMLLAPSAFFLIGFLIWAIRTLKPEQVEAKE, translated from the coding sequence ATGTCTAGTGCGAAAAGTCTAAAAAACAGTTTGTTAGAGCCTGTATTGGACAACAACCCTATCGCACTTCAGGTGCTGGGTGTGTGTTCTGCTCTTGCTGTGACGACTAAACTAGAAACAGCATTTGTTATGACTATTGCGGTTATGGTAGTAACTGCTTTTTCAAACTTTTTTGTTTCTTTAATCCGTAACCACATTCCAGGTAGTGTACGTATCATCGTTCAGATGGCTATTATCGCTTCTTTGGTTATCGTGGTAGACCAAGTGCTGCGAGCTTTTGTTTATGATGTATCAAAACAGCTTTCAGTATTCGTTGGTCTTATCATTACAAACTGTATTGTAATGGGCCGTGCTGAAGCATTTGCTATGAAATCGGCACCAATCCCATCATTCATTGATGGTATTGCAAACGGTCTAGGTTACGGTTTTGTTCTGATTGTTGTTGGTTTCTTCCGTGAACTTCTAGGTTCAGGCAAAATCTTTGGTCTTGAAGTGTTGCCTTTAGTTAAAGATGGTGGTTGGTACGAGCCAAACGGTCTAATGCTGTTAGCTCCATCTGCTTTCTTCCTAATCGGCTTCTTGATTTGGGCGATTCGTACACTCAAACCTGAACAAGTAGAAGCGAAGGAGTAA
- a CDS encoding Na(+)-translocating NADH-quinone reductase subunit C yields the protein MASNNDSIKKTLLVVIVLSLVCSIIVSVAAVGLRDKQELNAALDKQSKILDVSGVDMSKGSIQELYSQYIVPKVLDFNTGKLSDKTADGVPASQYNQRAAANNPKQSIKLPTDKDPGKIIRRANYGLVYLVKGDNGFTRMILPIHGNGLWSMMYAFVAVEMDADTVDGIIYYEQGETPGLGGEVENPQWRAQFVGKKLFDENGKPAIRIVKGGAPKGSTHGVDALSGATLTSNGVQRQFNFWLGDMGYGPFLASVRRDGGIN from the coding sequence AACGCTGTTAGTCGTTATCGTGTTGAGCCTAGTGTGCTCAATCATCGTATCGGTAGCGGCAGTCGGTTTACGCGATAAGCAAGAACTGAATGCAGCGTTAGATAAACAAAGCAAAATTTTGGACGTATCAGGTGTTGATATGAGCAAAGGTTCTATTCAAGAACTTTACTCTCAATATATCGTGCCAAAAGTTTTGGACTTCAATACTGGTAAATTGTCAGATAAAACCGCAGACGGTGTTCCTGCTTCTCAGTACAACCAACGTGCAGCAGCGAACAATCCTAAGCAGTCAATCAAACTACCAACAGATAAAGATCCAGGTAAAATCATTCGTCGTGCTAACTACGGCCTTGTATACCTAGTGAAAGGCGATAACGGGTTCACTCGTATGATCCTTCCGATTCACGGTAATGGTCTATGGTCTATGATGTATGCATTTGTTGCTGTTGAAATGGATGCGGACACAGTAGATGGCATTATTTACTACGAACAAGGTGAAACTCCAGGATTGGGTGGTGAAGTTGAAAACCCACAATGGCGTGCACAATTCGTTGGTAAAAAATTGTTTGATGAAAATGGCAAACCGGCAATTCGTATCGTGAAAGGTGGTGCTCCTAAAGGCTCTACTCACGGTGTTGATGCGCTTTCAGGTGCAACACTGACAAGTAATGGTGTTCAACGCCAATTCAACTTCTGGTTAGGTGACATGGGCTACGGTCCTTTCCTAGCGAGCGTTCGTCGTGACGGAGGTATAAACTAA
- a CDS encoding GGDEF domain-containing response regulator gives MDNKVLVVEDSRAFRNYLQNQLTNLGYEVICSESLAETKTILAQERDFFCTILDYCLPDAQDGEAIDLVLDAKQKVVVLTATFNDVIRERFIAKGVLDYILKDSMSSVSYLIPMMKRLLNNKQHHALVVDDSKTVRRHVSQLLEHQYLHTTLAIDGKDALQKLQDNPDISIIITDHDMPNMDGIEMIREIRMKYSKNELAILGVSSSDDKTMTARFLKAGANDFLVKPFNQEEFYCRVHQLLDMKEATSELYRLANEDALTGLWNRRYFFSQDENTSDSYQRHIAMMDIDYFKKVNDTYGHDGGDKVLTSIAHILRLYFADAVVARFGGEEFCIQFCGEYQSFINRLENMRHRVENTSIPFNEDSIRITMSIGAVKGEKKRMVEQLINIADDRLYQAKNSGRNQLIYQ, from the coding sequence TTGGATAACAAAGTATTGGTTGTTGAAGATAGCCGCGCATTTCGCAACTACTTACAGAATCAATTAACCAACTTAGGCTACGAAGTGATTTGCTCTGAATCTTTAGCCGAAACAAAAACAATTTTGGCGCAAGAACGTGATTTTTTCTGCACCATCTTAGATTATTGCTTACCTGACGCTCAAGACGGAGAAGCAATAGACTTAGTTCTTGATGCGAAACAAAAAGTGGTGGTTCTCACCGCTACCTTTAATGATGTTATTCGTGAACGTTTTATCGCAAAAGGCGTTTTAGACTACATTTTAAAAGATAGCATGAGCTCTGTTTCTTATCTGATTCCAATGATGAAGCGCTTGCTGAACAACAAACAGCATCACGCTCTCGTTGTCGACGACTCAAAGACCGTGCGCCGTCATGTTTCTCAATTGCTCGAACATCAATACCTCCACACCACCTTAGCTATCGATGGGAAAGATGCTTTACAAAAGCTACAAGACAATCCAGACATCAGTATTATCATTACCGATCATGACATGCCCAATATGGACGGCATTGAAATGATTCGTGAAATTCGAATGAAATACAGTAAAAACGAATTAGCGATCCTGGGTGTGTCGAGTTCAGACGATAAAACGATGACAGCTCGTTTTCTTAAAGCTGGCGCCAATGACTTTTTGGTTAAACCGTTTAATCAAGAAGAGTTTTATTGCCGAGTACATCAACTACTCGATATGAAAGAAGCGACCTCAGAACTCTATAGATTGGCCAATGAAGATGCTTTGACCGGATTGTGGAATCGTCGCTATTTCTTCAGTCAGGATGAAAACACGAGTGATAGTTATCAAAGACACATTGCAATGATGGATATCGATTACTTTAAGAAAGTTAATGACACCTATGGCCATGATGGCGGTGATAAAGTACTCACCTCTATTGCGCATATCCTTAGACTCTATTTTGCTGATGCGGTGGTAGCACGATTTGGTGGCGAAGAGTTTTGCATTCAGTTTTGCGGTGAATATCAATCTTTTATCAATCGATTAGAGAATATGCGTCATCGTGTAGAAAATACCTCTATCCCATTTAATGAAGATTCTATCCGGATAACTATGAGTATTGGGGCGGTCAAAGGCGAGAAAAAGAGAATGGTAGAACAGTTAATTAATATTGCAGACGACAGACTCTATCAGGCAAAAAATAGTGGGCGTAATCAGCTCATTTATCAATGA
- the nqrE gene encoding NADH:ubiquinone reductase (Na(+)-transporting) subunit E, with protein MEHYISLLVRSIFIENMALSFFLGMCTFLAVSKKVKTSFGLGIAVTVVLTISVPVNNLVYNLLLKPGALGEGIDLSFLNFITFIGVIAALVQILEMILDRFFPPLYNALGIFLPLITVNCAIFGGVSFMVQRDYNFGESVVYGFGSGVGWMLAIVALAGIREKMKYSDVPPGLRGLGITFITAGLMAIGFMSFSGVQL; from the coding sequence ATGGAACATTATATTAGTCTACTCGTTAGATCGATCTTTATCGAAAACATGGCGCTGTCTTTCTTCTTAGGTATGTGTACATTCCTTGCCGTATCTAAGAAAGTTAAGACATCATTTGGTCTAGGTATCGCTGTAACAGTGGTTCTGACTATCTCTGTGCCAGTGAACAACTTAGTGTACAACCTGCTATTAAAACCAGGTGCATTAGGTGAAGGCATTGATCTAAGTTTCCTTAACTTTATTACTTTCATCGGTGTTATTGCGGCATTGGTACAGATTCTAGAAATGATTCTGGACCGTTTCTTCCCACCTTTGTACAACGCGCTAGGTATCTTCCTACCGCTAATCACAGTTAACTGTGCGATCTTTGGTGGCGTATCTTTCATGGTACAACGTGATTACAACTTCGGTGAATCGGTTGTTTACGGCTTCGGTTCAGGTGTGGGCTGGATGTTAGCAATCGTTGCTCTTGCAGGTATCCGTGAGAAAATGAAGTACTCTGATGTACCTCCTGGTTTACGTGGTCTAGGTATTACGTTCATCACTGCGGGTCTGATGGCGATTGGCTTTATGTCTTTCTCTGGTGTTCAACTGTAA
- the nqrF gene encoding NADH:ubiquinone reductase (Na(+)-transporting) subunit F produces the protein MDIILGVVMFTLIVLVLVLVILFAKSKLVPTGDITISINGDPEKGFVTQPGGKLLSALAGAGVFVSSACGGGGSCGQCRVKVKSGGGDILPTELDHITKGEAREGERLSCQVAVKTDMEIELPEEIFGVKKWECTVISNDNKATFIKELKLQIPDGESVPFRAGGYIQIEAPAHHVKYSDYDVPEKFREDWDKFNLFRYESKVDEPIIRAYSMANYPEEHGIIMLNVRIATPPPNNPDVPPGQMSSYIWSLKEGDKCTISGPFGEFFAKETDAEMVFIGGGAGMAPMRSHIFDQLKRLDTKRKISFWYGARSTREMFYVEDFDQLAAEHDNFTWHVALSDPLPEDNWDGYTGFIHNVVYENYLRDHDAPEDCEFYMCGPPIMNASVINMLHNLGVEDENILLDDFGG, from the coding sequence ATGGACATTATTCTTGGTGTAGTGATGTTTACCCTGATTGTTCTAGTATTAGTGTTAGTGATTCTATTCGCTAAATCTAAGCTAGTTCCAACGGGTGACATTACAATCTCTATCAATGGCGACCCTGAGAAAGGGTTCGTGACTCAGCCAGGTGGTAAGCTACTGTCTGCACTTGCTGGTGCAGGTGTTTTTGTATCTTCTGCTTGTGGTGGCGGTGGTTCTTGTGGCCAGTGTCGTGTAAAAGTAAAATCTGGTGGTGGCGACATTCTACCTACCGAGCTTGACCATATTACTAAAGGTGAAGCGCGTGAAGGTGAACGTCTTTCATGTCAAGTTGCTGTGAAAACAGACATGGAAATTGAATTGCCAGAAGAAATCTTTGGTGTGAAAAAATGGGAATGTACTGTTATCTCTAACGATAACAAAGCAACCTTCATCAAAGAGCTTAAACTGCAAATTCCTGATGGTGAATCTGTACCGTTCCGTGCAGGTGGTTACATTCAGATTGAAGCACCAGCTCACCACGTGAAATACTCAGACTACGATGTACCTGAGAAATTCCGTGAAGACTGGGACAAATTCAATCTGTTCCGCTACGAGTCTAAAGTGGATGAACCAATTATCCGTGCATACTCTATGGCGAACTACCCAGAAGAACACGGCATCATCATGCTGAACGTACGTATTGCGACTCCGCCGCCAAACAACCCAGACGTACCACCGGGTCAAATGTCTTCTTACATTTGGTCACTTAAAGAAGGTGATAAATGTACGATTTCTGGTCCATTTGGTGAGTTCTTCGCGAAAGAGACTGACGCTGAAATGGTATTTATCGGTGGTGGTGCAGGTATGGCTCCTATGCGTTCACATATCTTCGACCAGCTAAAACGTCTAGATACTAAACGTAAGATTTCGTTCTGGTACGGTGCTCGTTCTACTCGTGAAATGTTCTACGTTGAAGATTTTGATCAACTAGCTGCTGAACACGACAACTTCACATGGCATGTTGCGCTGTCTGATCCTCTTCCAGAAGATAACTGGGATGGTTACACAGGCTTCATCCATAACGTTGTGTACGAAAACTACCTACGTGATCATGATGCACCAGAAGATTGTGAATTCTACATGTGTGGTCCACCGATCATGAACGCATCGGTAATCAACATGCTTCACAACCTAGGTGTTGAAGACGAAAACATTCTATTGGATGACTTTGGTGGTTAA